One window of uncultured Campylobacter sp. genomic DNA carries:
- the sdhB gene encoding 8-methylmenaquinol:fumarate reductase iron-sulfur subunit codes for MKFIIDRFDGSKNYKQAYELSLEQIKGKTLLGVLQFIKQNLDITLNFTAACRMAICGACAVRVNGHSYLACDTKMEALLAEYENPDSFTISPLNNFRVISDLVVDWEPSIENLRKIKPTITPKKEFSADKGCKQSPEQMERVKKQWDCILCGCCASECNKLGADASDYMQPFVFTHANRAAFDSRSRDAMPHLKPAVLNGLWLCVHCQECADRCPKGISAQSDITALRALAMKKGLTAGSGPGHAEAFLLDIVEGSGRLNEIKLALRSEGVFANMGKMDVAANLMMAGKMNPLHAFGEEEIEGHAGLVKMIEAARKAQASGEIE; via the coding sequence ATGAAATTTATCATAGACCGCTTCGACGGAAGCAAAAATTATAAGCAAGCCTACGAGCTTAGTTTGGAGCAGATCAAAGGAAAGACCCTGCTTGGAGTTTTGCAATTTATTAAACAAAATTTAGACATCACTTTAAATTTTACCGCAGCTTGCCGTATGGCGATATGCGGAGCTTGTGCCGTGAGGGTAAACGGGCACTCATATCTCGCCTGCGATACCAAGATGGAGGCTTTGCTTGCGGAGTATGAAAACCCGGATAGCTTTACGATCTCGCCGCTAAATAATTTCCGAGTGATTTCGGATCTAGTGGTGGACTGGGAGCCTAGTATCGAGAATTTAAGAAAGATCAAACCGACCATTACGCCTAAGAAAGAATTTAGCGCCGATAAGGGCTGTAAACAAAGCCCGGAGCAGATGGAGCGCGTCAAAAAGCAGTGGGATTGCATACTTTGCGGCTGCTGCGCTAGCGAATGCAATAAACTTGGAGCCGATGCGAGCGATTATATGCAACCTTTTGTTTTTACGCATGCTAACCGCGCCGCGTTTGATTCAAGAAGCAGGGACGCTATGCCTCATCTAAAGCCTGCGGTGCTAAACGGATTATGGCTATGCGTGCACTGCCAAGAGTGCGCCGATCGCTGTCCTAAAGGCATAAGCGCTCAAAGCGATATTACCGCACTTCGCGCCCTAGCGATGAAAAAGGGCTTAACCGCAGGAAGCGGTCCTGGACATGCCGAGGCGTTCCTACTAGATATCGTAGAGGGAAGCGGAAGGCTAAACGAGATCAAGCTTGCTTTAAGAAGCGAAGGCGTATTTGCAAATATGGGTAAGATGGACGTAGCGGCAAATTTGATGATGGCCGGCAAGATGAATCCTCTTCATGCTTTCGGCGAAGAGGAGATCGAGGGACATGCAGGGCTCGTTAAGATGATAGAGGCCGCACGCAAAGCTCAAGCTAGCGGCGAGATAGAATAA
- a CDS encoding phosphoethanolamine--lipid A transferase has product MPSFFKNPSQQKLIFLSSLAFVAFFNFSFFKNIINAYGISGLNFIYLVCDMAALIAFLTLFFTIFSSRYTTKPILMICFFISSFTAYFMDSYNVVIDSEMIRNAAQTNFAESADLFSPRLAIYVLVLGVLPCVLIARSHVSYRPLKFEILAKLKAAGICIVIIAALLFGFSKYYASFFREHKILRSYANPGYWIYSGVKFAAKSKKQGSQPLMQIAMDAHIDKNSTSLKKLVVVVVGEAARADRFSLNGYERDTNPLLAKEQGVVSLSNTHSCGTSTAQSVPCMFSLLNRDEFSVEKAAEEQNVLDILNRADDMAILWRDNNSDSKGVALRVKYQDFKIPQNNPVCDVECRDEGMLAGLDKFVAENAGKDVLIVLHQMGNHGPAYFKRYKKEFEKFSPVCRDNELENCSQQEISNAYDNAILYTDYFLSKVINFLKPYSKTHETAMIYMSDHGESLGEGGVYLHGMPYLFAPEAQKHIGAIVWLGEGKMRERYDLSVLKSHKDDAFSHDNLFHTLLGIFEVDTKVYNKDLDILNGVKN; this is encoded by the coding sequence GTGCCTAGTTTTTTCAAAAATCCGTCGCAGCAGAAGCTTATTTTTCTAAGCTCGCTTGCTTTTGTGGCATTTTTTAACTTCTCGTTTTTCAAAAATATCATAAATGCCTACGGAATTTCGGGGCTAAATTTTATCTATCTTGTCTGCGACATGGCAGCTTTGATCGCTTTTTTGACGCTATTTTTTACAATTTTTAGCTCGCGTTATACGACCAAGCCGATTTTGATGATCTGCTTTTTTATCTCGTCGTTTACAGCGTATTTTATGGATAGCTATAACGTCGTAATCGATTCGGAGATGATCCGTAACGCAGCCCAGACGAACTTTGCCGAGTCAGCGGATCTTTTTAGCCCGAGACTAGCGATTTACGTGCTGGTGCTGGGCGTCTTACCCTGCGTACTGATTGCTCGCTCGCACGTTAGCTACCGTCCGCTTAAATTTGAAATTTTAGCTAAGCTCAAAGCGGCGGGCATTTGCATAGTGATCATCGCGGCGCTGCTTTTTGGATTTAGCAAATACTACGCGTCGTTTTTCAGAGAGCATAAAATTTTACGCAGCTACGCAAATCCCGGATATTGGATCTACAGCGGCGTTAAATTTGCCGCAAAATCTAAAAAGCAGGGCTCGCAGCCTCTGATGCAAATCGCTATGGACGCGCATATCGATAAAAATTCCACAAGTCTAAAAAAACTCGTCGTCGTAGTCGTGGGCGAAGCGGCGAGAGCGGATAGATTTTCGCTAAACGGCTACGAGCGAGATACTAATCCGCTACTAGCCAAAGAGCAGGGCGTCGTAAGCCTAAGTAATACCCATTCTTGCGGCACTTCGACGGCGCAAAGCGTGCCGTGCATGTTTTCGCTGCTAAATCGCGATGAATTTAGCGTCGAAAAGGCTGCGGAGGAGCAAAACGTATTGGACATACTAAACCGCGCTGATGACATGGCGATTTTGTGGCGCGATAACAATTCCGATTCCAAAGGTGTGGCGCTGCGCGTAAAATATCAGGATTTTAAAATTCCGCAAAATAATCCGGTCTGCGACGTAGAGTGCAGGGACGAGGGGATGCTTGCGGGGCTTGATAAATTTGTCGCCGAAAACGCGGGCAAAGATGTATTAATCGTACTGCATCAGATGGGCAATCACGGGCCTGCGTATTTTAAGCGCTATAAGAAAGAATTTGAAAAATTTAGCCCCGTTTGCCGCGATAACGAGCTTGAAAACTGCTCGCAGCAAGAAATTTCAAATGCCTACGATAACGCGATTTTATACACGGATTATTTTTTAAGCAAAGTTATAAATTTTTTAAAGCCGTATTCTAAGACGCACGAAACGGCGATGATCTATATGAGCGATCACGGCGAGAGCCTCGGCGAGGGCGGCGTTTATCTGCACGGTATGCCCTATCTTTTCGCTCCCGAGGCGCAAAAGCATATCGGCGCTATCGTTTGGCTAGGTGAGGGAAAAATGCGCGAAAGATACGATCTAAGCGTACTTAAATCGCATAAGGACGACGCTTTTTCGCACGATAATCTTTTTCACACGCTGCTTGGAATTTTTGAAGTAGATACCAAGGTGTATAACAAGGATTTGGATATTTTAAATGGAGTGAAAAATTAG
- a CDS encoding response regulator transcription factor — MKILLVEDEKDLNQIIAKCLKKDGYSVDCAFCGKEALEFLDVAKYDAIVLDAMMPVMDGFEFLKAARARRLGTPVLFLTARDAKEDIIAGLDLGADDYMVKPFDFRELLARLRAIIRRKNATADNEIIIRQVCLNLSKKSVVCAGEVVELTGKEYRILELLMLNRGAILSREQIGESIWDFSGEASSNVIDVLIKNIRKKLGEHGDIIETKRGLGYVVAK, encoded by the coding sequence TTGAAAATTTTACTTGTCGAGGATGAAAAAGATCTAAATCAAATCATCGCAAAATGTCTGAAAAAGGACGGCTACAGCGTAGATTGCGCCTTTTGCGGCAAGGAAGCGCTAGAGTTTTTGGATGTTGCAAAATATGACGCTATCGTGCTTGATGCGATGATGCCCGTGATGGACGGCTTTGAGTTTTTGAAGGCGGCGCGGGCGCGCAGACTGGGAACGCCGGTTTTATTTTTAACTGCGAGGGACGCCAAAGAAGATATCATCGCAGGGCTTGATCTGGGCGCAGACGATTATATGGTTAAGCCCTTTGATTTTCGTGAGCTTTTGGCGCGGCTTCGCGCAATTATCAGGCGCAAAAACGCTACTGCGGATAACGAAATTATCATAAGGCAAGTGTGCCTAAATCTAAGCAAAAAATCGGTCGTCTGCGCGGGTGAGGTAGTGGAGCTAACGGGTAAGGAATATAGAATTTTAGAGCTTTTGATGCTAAATCGCGGTGCGATTTTAAGCCGCGAACAAATCGGCGAGAGCATTTGGGATTTTAGCGGCGAAGCAAGCTCAAATGTTATCGATGTTTTAATCAAAAATATCCGCAAAAAGCTAGGCGAGCACGGCGATATAATAGAAACGAAGCGAGGGCTTGGCTATGTCGTGGCAAAATAG
- the sdhA gene encoding 8-methylmenaquinol:fumarate reductase flavoprotein subunit: MSESNFNRRDFLKSACISVGALSLSGCVDTDKAKSGGGGNEGGLPSVDVLVIGSGGAGLRAAVAVRKSNPNLSVVVATKMMPSRNATCMAEGGINGVTSFANGDSYKLHAYDTVKGGAYLVDQDAAIKFCELAGPTIAEMDYIGTLFSRNASGGVDGKESGVPGGVAQRFMGGASKKRCNYSADKTGHILMHACFDDAVSNGVKFLIDHELLEISAPDGKCEGVVLRNIQTGDFYPVLCKALVIATGGYTRMFYNRTSVPYIATGDGIAAALRAGLGFSDPEMVQFHPTGIKSGGALITEAARGEGGYLLNNKGERFMKNYHEKMELAPRDVVARAIETEIREGRGYGEGLGAYVLLDVRHLGKDKILKALPKIRHTAILFEGIDLIEEPIPIRPTAHYSMGGIEVTKFDDMSTKISGLYTAGEASCISIHGANRLGGNSLTDAVVTGKLAGLGAADYAAKQSGFGSGKRASELAQKWQAKFKQIANGSGKANEMYELREELGAQLWDNMGIFRTGEKLDLLSQNLEGIRARYDELHVADANPVMNTAFTDYVELGNLILLARCACLAAQKRLESRGAHTREDYPKRDDKNFLKHSIVTMNDAGELSLGYKEVVVTEFSLDGRKPQ, translated from the coding sequence ATGAGCGAATCAAATTTCAACAGACGCGATTTCTTAAAATCGGCCTGTATCAGCGTCGGCGCGCTTAGCCTTAGCGGCTGCGTGGATACCGACAAGGCTAAAAGCGGAGGCGGCGGCAACGAAGGCGGCCTTCCTAGTGTGGACGTACTCGTTATCGGCTCGGGAGGCGCGGGTTTGCGTGCAGCCGTAGCGGTAAGAAAGAGTAATCCAAATCTTAGCGTCGTAGTAGCTACGAAGATGATGCCTTCGCGCAACGCCACCTGTATGGCGGAAGGCGGTATCAACGGCGTTACGAGCTTTGCAAATGGCGATTCATACAAGCTTCACGCCTACGACACCGTAAAGGGCGGCGCATATCTCGTAGATCAGGACGCCGCGATTAAATTTTGCGAGCTTGCGGGCCCTACGATTGCCGAGATGGATTACATCGGCACGCTGTTTTCCAGAAATGCTAGCGGCGGCGTGGACGGTAAAGAAAGCGGCGTCCCGGGCGGCGTAGCGCAGCGCTTCATGGGCGGCGCGTCTAAAAAGCGATGCAACTACTCCGCCGATAAGACGGGTCATATCTTGATGCACGCCTGTTTTGACGATGCGGTCAGCAACGGCGTGAAATTTCTAATCGATCACGAGTTGCTTGAGATCAGCGCGCCTGACGGCAAATGCGAGGGCGTCGTGCTTCGAAATATCCAAACCGGCGATTTTTATCCCGTGCTTTGCAAAGCCTTGGTAATCGCAACGGGCGGATATACAAGGATGTTTTACAACCGCACCTCGGTTCCTTATATCGCTACCGGCGACGGTATCGCGGCGGCACTACGCGCTGGGCTTGGATTTAGCGATCCTGAGATGGTGCAGTTTCATCCCACAGGTATCAAAAGCGGCGGCGCGCTCATTACCGAAGCTGCGCGCGGCGAGGGCGGATATCTGCTCAATAACAAAGGCGAGCGCTTTATGAAAAATTACCACGAAAAGATGGAGCTTGCGCCGCGCGATGTCGTAGCTCGCGCGATCGAAACCGAGATTCGCGAGGGTAGGGGCTACGGCGAGGGGCTCGGCGCATACGTACTACTTGACGTAAGGCATCTCGGAAAAGATAAAATTTTAAAAGCTCTTCCTAAGATTAGACACACCGCCATTTTGTTTGAGGGCATCGATCTGATCGAGGAGCCGATTCCGATTCGTCCTACCGCTCACTACTCGATGGGCGGCATTGAAGTCACAAAATTTGACGATATGAGCACTAAAATTTCGGGGCTTTACACCGCGGGCGAGGCGTCTTGTATCTCGATTCACGGCGCAAACCGCTTAGGCGGAAATTCTTTAACCGACGCCGTCGTAACGGGCAAGCTCGCAGGGCTCGGCGCAGCGGATTATGCTGCAAAACAAAGCGGTTTCGGCTCGGGTAAAAGAGCGAGCGAGCTCGCGCAAAAATGGCAGGCTAAATTTAAGCAGATCGCAAACGGCTCGGGCAAGGCAAACGAGATGTATGAGTTGCGCGAAGAGTTAGGCGCGCAGCTTTGGGATAATATGGGCATCTTTAGAACCGGCGAAAAGCTCGATCTGCTTTCGCAAAATTTAGAGGGTATCAGAGCGCGCTACGACGAGCTACACGTCGCGGATGCAAATCCGGTTATGAATACTGCATTTACCGACTATGTCGAGCTTGGAAATTTGATCCTGCTTGCGCGCTGTGCGTGTTTGGCTGCGCAAAAGAGGCTGGAAAGCCGCGGCGCGCATACCAGAGAGGATTATCCGAAGCGCGACGATAAAAATTTCTTAAAGCACAGTATCGTGACGATGAACGACGCAGGCGAGCTAAGCTTGGGCTACAAAGAGGTTGTCGTTACTGAATTCTCTCTTGACGGAAGGAAACCTCAATGA
- a CDS encoding EFR1 family ferrodoxin (N-terminal region resembles flavodoxins. C-terminal ferrodoxin region binds two 4Fe-4S clusters.) yields the protein MIAIYFSATGNTKHCASRLIAHLGGVCVSIESKACNELLKHHNDVILAYPVYFSGLPRIVRDFLYRNGASFSGKNVFILATMEIFSGDGAGCAARVLKQFGANITGGAHIKMPAFILDVAIFSYSQAKNERIIKEADAKVRRVAEALSTNRPPQEGLSALCRIAGFLGQRLWMKIWDKSPFAKRKPSLDPSRCSGCGACVKPCPMRNIKLACKKAQFGDECTLCYRCVNICEHKAITILGRAKNLEKSIAADL from the coding sequence ATGATAGCGATCTATTTTAGCGCTACGGGTAACACGAAGCATTGCGCGAGTAGGCTCATCGCTCATCTTGGCGGCGTTTGCGTCTCGATCGAGAGCAAGGCTTGCAATGAGCTTTTAAAGCACCACAATGACGTTATCTTGGCATATCCCGTCTATTTTAGCGGCCTACCGCGTATCGTGCGCGACTTCCTCTACCGAAACGGCGCAAGCTTTAGCGGCAAAAACGTATTCATCCTCGCTACGATGGAGATTTTCAGCGGCGATGGGGCAGGGTGCGCGGCTAGAGTTTTAAAACAATTCGGCGCAAACATAACGGGCGGCGCTCATATCAAAATGCCCGCGTTCATCCTCGACGTGGCGATTTTCAGCTACTCGCAAGCGAAAAACGAGCGCATAATCAAAGAGGCGGACGCTAAAGTCAGACGCGTTGCGGAGGCGCTTAGCACAAATCGTCCGCCGCAAGAGGGGCTGAGCGCGCTTTGTCGTATCGCAGGGTTTTTAGGACAGCGGCTTTGGATGAAAATTTGGGATAAAAGCCCCTTTGCTAAGCGCAAGCCGAGCCTCGATCCATCGCGATGCAGCGGCTGCGGGGCTTGCGTCAAACCCTGCCCGATGCGTAACATAAAGCTCGCTTGCAAAAAGGCGCAATTCGGCGATGAGTGCACGCTTTGCTACAGGTGCGTAAATATATGCGAGCACAAGGCGATTACGATCCTAGGCAGGGCGAAAAATTTAGAAAAGTCCATTGCCGCAGACTTATGA
- a CDS encoding PepSY domain-containing protein, protein MKNLKALGALAATFALAGALNAGNFSEKDAKVSFDQAIGIAQQNFGDATIKSVEIDDEHGRLVYEIESYKEGSESEIKIDAQSGEILKTQTQKKLKPSKINYSQVKISAADARAKALSANAGWDFRKVDLESNGGKPAYEVKLRQGMSKKEVLIDAATGEQILQRQK, encoded by the coding sequence ATGAAAAATCTTAAAGCTTTAGGCGCACTCGCCGCTACATTCGCCCTTGCGGGCGCATTAAACGCAGGAAACTTTAGTGAAAAAGACGCTAAAGTTTCATTCGATCAAGCGATAGGGATCGCGCAGCAAAACTTTGGTGACGCGACTATAAAAAGCGTAGAAATCGACGATGAGCACGGAAGGCTCGTCTATGAGATCGAGTCGTATAAAGAAGGTAGCGAAAGCGAGATCAAAATCGACGCTCAAAGCGGCGAAATTTTAAAGACTCAAACGCAAAAGAAGCTAAAGCCTAGTAAAATTAATTATTCGCAGGTCAAAATCAGTGCCGCAGACGCTCGCGCCAAAGCACTTAGCGCAAATGCCGGCTGGGATTTTCGCAAGGTTGATTTAGAAAGTAACGGCGGTAAGCCTGCATACGAAGTCAAACTGCGCCAAGGCATGAGCAAAAAAGAGGTGCTAATCGACGCCGCTACGGGCGAGCAGATCTTGCAGCGTCAAAAATAA
- a CDS encoding flavocytochrome c, producing the protein MQEISRRNFMKIGAAGALALAASSASATQNAKDVKFDEEYDVVVIGSGFAGSMATLQALKRGKKVLMIEKMGRAGGNSVINAGNMAVPNNEFQKAAGITDSKEAFIADCLKDGLNLNHVDLLGVIYDRAGDAFEYLKSIGVEFSGKVISASGHSLKRAVQAKNASGSGYIQPMHKAIEENANAVIKKRTKFDDFVVDDSGRVVGVKCREEYKFDPQLASDDRENKSGEVKFFKAKDGVILAAGGYSSDKWFRAQQVPYLKDNIETVSQPGATAGVLIAAMKLGANPLQLSWIQLNPYTNPSEKGFGTSALFSNHCANDYGLTVDPKTGKRFMNEHAGRKIKTEVIFKCMAESENNDNYPVNICDQAAVDANNPVYTSKGVEAGSIKKFNTLEELAKFYKIPLEPFLKTVADFNGYVKAGSDPEFGKPLTKADVGGIDVSKAPFYACQTSPKILYCMGGVQINTKAQVIDAASGEPIAGLYAAGEITGGVHGASRLGTMSMADCMVFGMVAAENI; encoded by the coding sequence ATGCAAGAAATTTCAAGACGAAATTTTATGAAAATCGGCGCGGCGGGAGCTCTGGCTTTGGCTGCAAGCAGTGCTAGTGCAACGCAAAACGCCAAAGACGTAAAATTTGACGAAGAATATGACGTTGTCGTTATCGGTAGCGGTTTTGCAGGCTCGATGGCGACGCTTCAGGCTCTTAAGCGCGGCAAAAAAGTGCTTATGATCGAAAAGATGGGCCGTGCGGGCGGCAATTCCGTCATTAACGCCGGCAATATGGCGGTACCAAATAACGAATTCCAAAAAGCCGCGGGTATCACGGATAGTAAGGAGGCTTTCATCGCAGATTGCCTAAAAGACGGGCTAAATTTAAATCACGTAGATTTGCTAGGCGTCATCTACGACCGCGCAGGCGATGCTTTTGAATACCTAAAAAGCATCGGAGTGGAGTTTTCGGGCAAGGTGATATCTGCTAGCGGACACTCGCTAAAGCGCGCTGTACAGGCCAAAAATGCTAGCGGCTCGGGCTACATCCAGCCGATGCATAAGGCGATCGAGGAAAATGCAAATGCTGTAATTAAGAAGCGTACTAAATTTGATGATTTTGTCGTAGATGACAGCGGCCGTGTCGTAGGCGTGAAGTGTCGCGAAGAATATAAGTTCGATCCGCAGCTTGCTAGCGATGATAGGGAAAACAAAAGCGGCGAAGTAAAATTTTTTAAAGCCAAAGATGGCGTCATTTTGGCTGCGGGCGGATACAGTTCGGATAAGTGGTTTCGCGCTCAGCAAGTGCCGTATCTAAAAGACAATATCGAAACCGTAAGCCAACCAGGCGCTACTGCAGGTGTGCTTATCGCGGCGATGAAGCTAGGTGCGAATCCTTTGCAACTCAGCTGGATTCAACTAAATCCTTATACCAATCCTAGCGAGAAGGGATTTGGTACTTCTGCACTATTTTCAAATCACTGCGCTAACGACTATGGTCTAACTGTCGATCCAAAGACGGGCAAACGCTTTATGAACGAGCACGCCGGGCGCAAGATCAAAACCGAAGTGATCTTTAAATGCATGGCGGAGAGCGAAAATAACGACAACTATCCCGTAAATATCTGTGATCAAGCCGCAGTTGATGCAAATAATCCGGTCTATACGTCAAAAGGTGTAGAAGCAGGCTCAATTAAAAAATTTAATACCTTGGAAGAGCTTGCAAAATTTTATAAAATTCCGCTGGAGCCGTTTTTAAAAACCGTCGCGGATTTTAACGGCTATGTCAAAGCAGGAAGTGACCCGGAGTTTGGCAAGCCTTTGACAAAAGCCGATGTAGGCGGTATCGACGTATCAAAAGCTCCATTTTATGCGTGCCAAACAAGCCCGAAAATTCTTTACTGCATGGGTGGCGTACAGATCAATACCAAAGCTCAGGTTATCGACGCAGCTAGTGGCGAGCCAATCGCAGGATTATACGCTGCGGGCGAAATCACCGGTGGCGTTCACGGCGCAAGTAGGCTCGGTACTATGAGCATGGCTGATTGTATGGTTTTTGGCATGGTGGCGGCAGAAAATATCTGA
- a CDS encoding LysR family transcriptional regulator — translation MELVLKVAEFRSFTKAAEALKIPQPSLSQSILSLERELGAQLFNRTSNPISLTHAGKIYASKAKVIFDAINDLKNDISEISGVKNDKIRIGFSQNGYNLLPSLLPMFCKKFKDSDLQITQFSSALSIREMLLQGDLDVGMLILPIDMSGLDGVKILTQKTYVALSFTHPLSLEFKNESVPKIDISRLKEERFILPNQSLRSAEQIDAFFAAAGFAPKVLCRTETFDIANAIVASGAGACFSIPQMIKENKASRIKLFDVGARELDNTLIIAYKKGKRLNHLAQAFIKTARKISNEI, via the coding sequence ATGGAGCTAGTATTAAAAGTAGCAGAATTCCGTAGCTTTACTAAGGCTGCCGAGGCACTTAAAATCCCGCAGCCGTCGCTATCACAGAGCATTTTATCACTGGAACGTGAGCTTGGAGCACAGCTTTTTAACCGCACGAGTAATCCCATTTCGCTTACGCACGCGGGAAAAATTTATGCTAGTAAAGCCAAAGTCATTTTTGATGCCATAAACGACCTAAAAAACGATATCTCTGAAATAAGCGGCGTAAAAAATGATAAAATTCGCATCGGTTTTTCGCAAAACGGCTATAATCTACTGCCGTCGCTACTGCCGATGTTTTGCAAGAAATTTAAGGATTCGGATCTACAAATCACGCAGTTTTCTTCTGCGCTTAGCATTCGTGAAATGCTACTTCAAGGTGATCTTGATGTCGGTATGCTAATACTGCCCATCGATATGAGCGGGCTTGACGGGGTTAAAATTCTAACGCAAAAAACCTATGTCGCTCTAAGCTTCACCCATCCGCTCTCGCTTGAGTTTAAAAACGAATCTGTTCCTAAAATTGACATTTCGCGCTTAAAAGAGGAAAGATTCATCCTGCCTAATCAAAGCCTAAGAAGCGCCGAGCAGATAGATGCATTTTTTGCTGCTGCGGGATTTGCGCCGAAAGTGCTGTGTCGCACGGAGACTTTCGACATCGCCAATGCTATCGTCGCAAGCGGCGCTGGAGCGTGTTTTAGCATACCGCAGATGATAAAAGAGAATAAGGCGAGCAGGATAAAGCTCTTTGATGTAGGCGCGCGTGAGCTCGATAATACGCTGATAATCGCCTACAAAAAAGGCAAACGTCTAAACCATCTAGCGCAGGCATTTATCAAAACTGCACGTAAAATTTCTAATGAAATTTAA
- a CDS encoding ATP-binding protein — protein sequence MSWQNSKICIKISAIAKQIFAATALFILKFVRNFKQNFTHNFACLKKSRKKNPTQNIELNQTLNSTQSQASNFKRNSTQNLASNSAPNFAATSATPDLAQNSNSVLAQSQEQNFASKITIQNFAQVLSRVFTTAKENFISRALPISLRVTLYYSVFILALAGAIIGICGYILDEVSGSSVSQKKLAHLVQKAARDDKLKSFDDGVFFYEHDGQGGVIAGFVPKGFDPASPLSPQGAREVELDDDEFFYYDAQIKGRSAWIRGVIAVSEFELAMKRVMLIALILSPLFVVLVIYGGYAIIKRAFKPVRTMSRTASEIGASGDFTRRIELPRGKDELSALAATFNEMLASLQSAFERERQLSADLSHELRTPAAVILAQSDYALAYEQDASEARESFAVINNQARKISALIEQILELAHLQRGVCLAPISLSKIANECAQDFQLLCAQKGLSFSSQIAKGVRVNGDELLLIRLINNLLSNALKFTRSSVALELCVSADACELSISDDGEGIEPALQNKIWDKLYQIERSRNREQNSGAGLGLAIASQIAKIHGAQISLRSKVGRGSKFSVKFKKV from the coding sequence ATGTCGTGGCAAAATAGCAAGATTTGTATCAAAATTTCGGCGATTGCGAAGCAGATTTTTGCCGCTACGGCGCTTTTCATATTAAAATTCGTGCGAAATTTTAAACAGAATTTTACGCATAATTTTGCGTGTTTAAAGAAAAGCCGCAAGAAAAATCCCACGCAAAATATCGAGTTAAACCAGACGCTAAATTCTACTCAAAGCCAGGCGTCAAATTTTAAACGGAATTCCACGCAAAATCTGGCATCAAATTCCGCGCCGAATTTTGCTGCTACAAGCGCAACGCCTGATCTAGCGCAAAATTCTAATAGCGTCCTCGCGCAAAGTCAAGAACAAAATTTCGCATCTAAAATCACAATACAAAATTTTGCTCAAGTCTTATCTAGAGTATTTACAACCGCTAAGGAGAATTTTATCTCGCGCGCGCTACCTATCAGCCTACGCGTGACGCTTTATTACAGCGTATTTATTTTGGCGCTTGCAGGCGCTATTATCGGCATTTGCGGCTATATTTTAGACGAAGTATCAGGAAGCTCCGTCAGCCAAAAAAAGCTTGCCCACCTAGTGCAAAAAGCCGCGCGCGATGACAAGCTAAAAAGCTTTGATGACGGTGTATTTTTCTACGAACATGACGGACAAGGCGGCGTGATCGCGGGGTTTGTGCCTAAAGGCTTCGATCCTGCGTCGCCGCTTTCGCCTCAAGGCGCGCGCGAGGTGGAGCTTGATGACGACGAGTTTTTCTATTACGACGCGCAGATCAAAGGGCGCAGTGCATGGATACGCGGCGTCATCGCAGTTAGCGAGTTTGAGCTTGCGATGAAGCGCGTGATGCTAATCGCTCTTATCCTATCGCCGCTATTTGTAGTGCTAGTTATCTACGGCGGCTACGCGATCATAAAAAGAGCATTTAAGCCCGTGCGCACTATGTCGCGTACAGCTAGCGAGATCGGAGCTAGCGGCGATTTTACGCGGCGAATAGAACTACCGCGAGGCAAGGATGAGCTAAGCGCGCTCGCGGCTACGTTTAATGAAATGCTAGCATCGCTGCAAAGCGCGTTTGAGCGCGAGCGGCAGCTAAGCGCCGACCTTTCGCATGAGCTGCGTACGCCCGCTGCCGTCATACTGGCTCAAAGCGACTATGCCCTAGCCTACGAGCAAGACGCGAGCGAGGCGAGGGAGAGTTTCGCGGTCATCAATAATCAAGCGCGTAAAATTTCGGCGCTAATAGAGCAGATTTTAGAGCTTGCCCACTTGCAGCGCGGCGTGTGTTTGGCACCCATAAGCTTAAGTAAAATCGCAAACGAGTGCGCGCAAGACTTTCAACTTTTGTGCGCACAAAAAGGGCTAAGTTTTAGCTCGCAGATAGCTAAGGGCGTGCGCGTAAACGGCGATGAGCTGCTTTTGATCAGGCTGATTAACAATCTTTTAAGCAATGCTTTAAAATTTACGCGCAGCAGCGTCGCTTTAGAGCTTTGCGTCAGTGCAGACGCGTGCGAACTTAGCATAAGCGACGACGGAGAGGGCATAGAGCCCGCTTTGCAAAATAAAATTTGGGACAAGCTCTATCAAATCGAGCGCTCCAGAAATCGCGAGCAAAATAGTGGCGCGGGGCTCGGGCTAGCCATCGCCTCACAAATCGCAAAAATCCATGGCGCGCAGATTTCACTACGTAGCAAAGTAGGACGCGGAAGCAAATTTAGCGTAAAGTTTAAGAAGGTTTAG